The following is a genomic window from Rhododendron vialii isolate Sample 1 chromosome 9a, ASM3025357v1.
acattccaaaatcaaaataaactCGAAGTCAAGCTTCAAAGCCGTGCTGACGCAGGACGCGTTTGGCAACCATAAAATATTTCCCTCCCCTGTTTTCTCTGTTTCCATCCTTTTCCAAGGGAGgtgattttcatctgaaaattccCCTGTATATAATGCCACTGTTTCCAAACCTTTTTCACTACCACCTCCCTACTAACATTCTCCTTTACAACAAGAACAAATTTCTGATTCCCTTCACAACTTTCGCATTCGAATAATTCaacacaagaaagaaaaaaccacCATCTCCCAAACAAGTCATATGGCAGAGGAGTACAAAGCAGGCTATCCGTTGGCACCCGCCAACGATTATTCCCGGAGCGACGAAGAGGCGTTCGGAGCTACTTCCTCCAAACGCTGTCGCAAGAAGTGGAAGAAATGGTTGTTGTACGGCGTGGCCTTCGCCATTTTTCAAACCGGCATCATCGTACTCTTCACTTTGACGGTTATGAAAGTCCGGACTCCCAAATTCTGGCTTCAATCCGCTAGCGTTTTTAATGTTCAAACAACAACCACCCCCTCATACAATCTGACGATGAATGCTGTGCTAGCAATCAAGAACACCAATTTCGGCCCATATAAGTACGATAACACCACCGTCTATTTTTACCACAGGGGTATTCCAGTCGGGAGTGCATTTGTCCCGAAATCGAAGGCCAGTTTCCGATCCACCAAAAAGGTCAGGGTTGCAGTAAACCTGGTCTCGCCGACCAATTTAGCCAGTAACTCCCAAATGGCAATTGATATAACTTCTGGGGTTTTGCCTTTAACCAGCCAGTCTGAATTGAATGGAAAAGTGGAGCTAATGCTTGtgttcaaaaagaagaaagctaTAGACCTGAATTGCACCATGGGCGTCGTCGTATCATCGCAGGAGCTCCAGAGTGTCCAATGCAATTGATAAATAATGTCTGCTTgcacttttttttggtttttttggacGTTTCACGTTTGTTGTGTATTTATTTTTCCCAAAGTGATTTGATCACTGGAAATTAAAATGCTTCCAAGACTCTGTCTTCCTGATGCAatagaactatgtatttttgaATGCTTCTAAAACTTTCAGTAACATTCACCAGCCAACACTTTCTCGCTTTTTAAAAATCACAGAAAAAATGGCTTATCCTTTTCTAGGTAGAATTCAGATTAAATTACTCATAATTGCAGGTTATTAAAGGCAACATTGAGGTTGAACTGGTATATAACTTTCACGTAGAGAATGGACTTTCGCATTTCAGCTCCCACTTATCGTACAAAAATGCGAAGTCCTCTGAACTAGATGTCGTGTGAAAGAggtgatttttcagtgccgagcgggtatatcttacgtggtacccgctcggcgcatccgagctgtccgatacacttttggacggctcggattgaaaccctctctctcctcttaccccagcactttctctctccaaatctgagccgttcaaacacgTAATGGACAGTTCGAATGTGCGAGCGGGCACTTCGTGGTaccactcggcactgaaaaattaaaTCTCATTTTTCCACCACCGCCCATTATGAACCCCAACGAGTGTCTATTCttgtgatctgaaccgttcatattttgACTCCTGTAAAGTGAGGTTGTGAGTTTACATTAAAGTGTTCCGTGTGCGATAGCATGGCTGCATGGGTTGAGCCAACATGAAAGAGTTTAGAGGTGACAACTTTATTGTCAACATTCACGGAATTTACTGAAAGAATGCCAAAATATGGCTATTATTATCTACACGTTCTTTTCCGTACTACACACCTCCAACCGTTAGAATTTTCGAAGGATGCAAAAGCGAATAGAAATAAAGCGACCCTTGCGTAGAGAGTGATGGATGTTATTTTCACGGCTAAACTTCTTATCGCGTAGGGTCGGTACATGATCTAATGGCGCGTGCCTTCTTTCGGTATTCCATTGACTTGTTCTCCTTGAGAAGAACCATCGATCATTCATGTTGCGGTATTCCTGTGCTACGTACGCGCTTGCTTCTTTTGGTATTATATAATGATGATAATTTTACTTGTAAATCTTATAGTGA
Proteins encoded in this region:
- the LOC131299888 gene encoding uncharacterized protein LOC131299888; protein product: MAEEYKAGYPLAPANDYSRSDEEAFGATSSKRCRKKWKKWLLYGVAFAIFQTGIIVLFTLTVMKVRTPKFWLQSASVFNVQTTTTPSYNLTMNAVLAIKNTNFGPYKYDNTTVYFYHRGIPVGSAFVPKSKASFRSTKKVRVAVNLVSPTNLASNSQMAIDITSGVLPLTSQSELNGKVELMLVFKKKKAIDLNCTMGVVVSSQELQSVIKGNIEVELVYNFHVENGLSHFSSHLSYKNAKSSELDVV